GTACTAATATAGAGTCCTTAAGTCCAACAAAAGCTGTAAAGATTTCTGTGCCAATTACCATATTTCCATTTTCATCCACAGGATGTCCCGTAGAGCGTAAATAATCATATAATGATTCAAAAGATCCTAGATCATTCCATCTGAAATGGGCTGGAACTACTTTTATTTTCTTAGATCTTTCCATCACCGCATAATCAATACTAATGGATGGAATCTGCAATGAAGCATCTGCATCTAAACATTGATTTTCAGAATTTTGCCAAGTTTCACTACATTTATCAAACACTTCAGGCTGATATTTTTTTAATTCTTCTAAAAGTACTCCGGCTTTAAAACAAAACATCCCAGAATTCCAAAGGAAAGTTCCTCTTTCTAAAAATTCCTGAGCCGTTTCAGTATTTGGTTTTTCTCTGAATGAAAGTACATCTTTGCCCTCATATTCTATATATCCATAACCGGTTTCCGGTTTTGAAGGAACAACTCCAAAAGTTACCAAAAAATCTTTTTTTGCTAATTCGACAGCTTCTTTTATAGCTTTTTCATAAGCATCTTGATTTTGAATTAGGTGATCGGATGGGGTAATAATCAATATATCATCCGGATCAACCGCTAATGCAGCAAAAGCAATAGCCGCCGCTGTATTTCTTGCTGCTGTTTCTGTAATAAAGCTTTTAGGAAGAGTAATATCATTAAGAAGCTGCTTACTCCATTCAATATGATCTTTGTTTCCTACGACCATAATCTGATCGACTACTTTCTGATTACGTTCAGCAGTTAATTCAAACAATGCCTTTCCAGAAAACAATTTAAGAAACTGTTTAGGATGTTGTTTACGGGAAAGAGGCCAAAGCCTGCTACCAACACCGCCTGATAAAATTACATTATATATTTTCATATAAGATACCTCTTTAGAGTCTTGGAAATTGTATATTATTTTGTCTCATCTTAAAATGCAATAATAACAATCAATATTATGCTCTGTTATAATCATCTTCAACTCTCACAATATCATCCTCTCCAAAATAGCTCCCATATTGTACTTCTATAAAAACGACAGGTTCATTCGTTCTATTTTCGATGCGATGGTGTGCGCCCAGAGGAATTTGTGCTACATTTCCTGCAGAGTAATCTTTAATTTCCTCATTAATTGTAATGGTACCTACACCAGAGACAATTGTCCATACTTCAGCACGATGATGATGATACTGAAGGGAAAGTCTTTCTCCAGGATTAACCAAAATTCTTTTTACCTTATGAGTATCAGCATCTTCCAAAACCCAATATTCTCCCCAAGGTCTTACATCATGTTCTAACATCTTTCTATGTTTTATAATATTTAATATTGCAAAGATATTCTTTTAGAGAAATCTTTCTATGAACAATTCTTAATCTAAAGTCTTTTATCTACCTGATTCTTATTCATTATTCCTTTCACATCGTATATCACTCCTCCTTCTTTCAGGAAATTATTCAAAGATAAATTCAAAAATTCCTGATGGGCAACTGTAAGAATAATAGCGTCAAACTTTTGGAATTCTTCATTAGAATCAGGATGACTTACCGAAAGTTGAGGCAGACAGACTATACCATATTCATCAATCACCTCTTCAGGATTTGCCCAAGGATCATATGTTGTTACCTCTACTCCATATTCCTCAAGATTAGTGATAACATCTATTGCTTTAGAATTCCTAATATCAGGACAATTTTCTTTAAAGGTAATTCCAAGATTCAAAATTTTGGCCCCTTTAATTGGAATATTCTTTTGGATCAACAATTTAATGACTTGAGAAGCAACAAATGCTCCCATAGAGTCATTCAATCTTCTTGCACTCAGAATTAATTCTGAATAATAACCAATTTCTTGTGCTTTTTGAGCGAGATAAAAAGGATCAACTCCGATACAGTGCCCTCCTACCAATCCTGGTTTAAAAGGAAGAAAGTTCCATTTTGTCCCAGCTGCTTCTAAAACATCATGTGTATCAATATTCATCAAAGAAAAAATCTTTGCCAATTCATTCATAAATGCAATATTGACATCACGCTGAGAGTTTTCTATCACCTTAGAAGCTTCGGCTACTTTAATTGTAGGTGCTAAATGTGTTCCGGCAGTAATTACCGATTTATATAAATCATCAACGACTTTTCCTATTTCGGGAGTTGAGCCAGATGTTACTTTTAATATTTTATCTACGGTATGTTGTTTATCTCCAGGATTTATTCTTTCCGGAGAATAACCTGCAAAAAAATCTATATTAAATTTTAATCCTGAAACCTTTTCTAATACCGGAACACATTCCTCTTCCGTAACACCCGGATATACTGTAGACTCGTAAATCACAATATCACCTTTTTTTAATACTTTTCCAGCCGTTTCAGAAGCTTTATATAATGGTGTCAGATCGGGACGATTGTGTTTGTCAACCGGAGTAGGAACAGTAATAATATAGATACTGGCTTGTTTGATATCATTCAAGTTTATTGAACAATACAAACCTGATTTTACTTCGTTTTGAGATTCCTTATTATTATTCAGAATGGCAGCAGCAAGAGTTTCTTCAATAACAAAAGGATTGTCTTTGACTAATACTTCCTGTAGGATTTCATTCCCCACTTCCAATGTAGAGTCATACCCATTATTGAGCTCACATACTCTATTCTGATTGATATCAAAACCTACTACCGGA
Above is a genomic segment from Chryseobacterium geocarposphaerae containing:
- a CDS encoding mannose-1-phosphate guanylyltransferase, with product MKIYNVILSGGVGSRLWPLSRKQHPKQFLKLFSGKALFELTAERNQKVVDQIMVVGNKDHIEWSKQLLNDITLPKSFITETAARNTAAAIAFAALAVDPDDILIITPSDHLIQNQDAYEKAIKEAVELAKKDFLVTFGVVPSKPETGYGYIEYEGKDVLSFREKPNTETAQEFLERGTFLWNSGMFCFKAGVLLEELKKYQPEVFDKCSETWQNSENQCLDADASLQIPSISIDYAVMERSKKIKVVPAHFRWNDLGSFESLYDYLRSTGHPVDENGNMVIGTEIFTAFVGLKDSILVHTPDALLILHKEKSQDVKKVYNQLEKYKSTLR
- a CDS encoding phosphomannose isomerase type II C-terminal cupin domain; the encoded protein is MLEHDVRPWGEYWVLEDADTHKVKRILVNPGERLSLQYHHHRAEVWTIVSGVGTITINEEIKDYSAGNVAQIPLGAHHRIENRTNEPVVFIEVQYGSYFGEDDIVRVEDDYNRA
- a CDS encoding nucleotide sugar dehydrogenase; this translates as MYKKHKIAVIGLGYVGLPLARLLATKYPVVGFDINQNRVCELNNGYDSTLEVGNEILQEVLVKDNPFVIEETLAAAILNNNKESQNEVKSGLYCSINLNDIKQASIYIITVPTPVDKHNRPDLTPLYKASETAGKVLKKGDIVIYESTVYPGVTEEECVPVLEKVSGLKFNIDFFAGYSPERINPGDKQHTVDKILKVTSGSTPEIGKVVDDLYKSVITAGTHLAPTIKVAEASKVIENSQRDVNIAFMNELAKIFSLMNIDTHDVLEAAGTKWNFLPFKPGLVGGHCIGVDPFYLAQKAQEIGYYSELILSARRLNDSMGAFVASQVIKLLIQKNIPIKGAKILNLGITFKENCPDIRNSKAIDVITNLEEYGVEVTTYDPWANPEEVIDEYGIVCLPQLSVSHPDSNEEFQKFDAIILTVAHQEFLNLSLNNFLKEGGVIYDVKGIMNKNQVDKRL